The following proteins come from a genomic window of Coffea arabica cultivar ET-39 chromosome 11c, Coffea Arabica ET-39 HiFi, whole genome shotgun sequence:
- the LOC113715911 gene encoding DEAD-box ATP-dependent RNA helicase 18-like: MWSYVYTSNILFQEFCVLFVCQTPILNQEEAYVEFLRVRRVPLEDRKSPDEVCDIVPQIRSAAKKDRDVMEKGLRAFVSYIRAYKEHHCSNIFRLVNFMVYAPYESCFFLEDSLFLSASGKNLRLGNWAWVMALLQLPAMHNLEHHNLSTEGFTPLEDICLDEIKYK, from the exons ATGTGGTCGTATGTTTATACTAGCAACATCCTCTTTCAAGAATTCTGTGTCCTCTTCGTTTGTCAGACTCCGATACTGAATCAG GAGGAAGCATATGTTGAGTTCCTTCGAGTAAGGAGGGTTCCACTTGAAGATAGAAAAAGCCCAGATGAAGTTTGTGATATTGTCCCACAG ATAAGGTCAGCTGCAAAAAAGGATCGTGATGTCATGGAAAAAGGGCTTAGAGCTTTTGTTTCCTACATCCGTGCATACAAAGAGCATCACTGCTCCAATATATTCAGGCTAGTGAATTTTATGGTATACGCTCCATATGAATCTTGTTTTTTCTTGGAAGACTCATTGTTCCTTTCTGCAAGTGGAAAGAACTTGAGATTGGGAAATTGGGCATGGGTTATGGCTTTATTGCAGCTCCCTGCAATGCATAACCTAGAGCATCACAATCTTTCTACTGAGGGTTTTACACCACTTGAAGATATATGCCTTGATGAGATCAAGTACAAGTAA